AATGGTGTTGACTTGCCAGTCGGCATCAACTGCTTCGTTAGTAATCGCCTCGATCTGCTCCAGCTGATGCGGAGTCAATGCCTCGGTGTAGTTGAAGTCAAACCGCAGGTAACCCGGCTTATTCATGGAACCAGCCTGTACGGCAGTCGGCCCGAGTACTTCTCGTAATGCCGCATGGATTAGATGGGTAGCAGAATGGGCTTGTCGGGCAGCATGCCGCCACTTGGGATCGACTGAAGCTGTGACCGTGTCGCCAATGCCAAGGCCGCCATTTTCTATTACTGCCCGGTGCACCCACAGCTTCTTCCCGACTTTTTGCACGTCGTGAACGTTCAGAAGGGTATCGCCCATTTTGATTAAGCCACGGTCGCCAATCTGACCACCAGATTCAGCATAGAAGCTAGAAGCGTCAAGAATGACCTCTACTTCCTGACCAGCGTGGACCTCATTAACCTTTTGGCCGTCAGCAATCAGGCCGATCACTTTGGAGTCGGTCTCCAGATCATCAAATCCAACAAATTCGGTCGGATGCTCGTCTACCCACTGGCGGTAGATAGACAGATCCGCATGCCCGTGTTTCTTTGCCTGGGAATCGGCTTTTGCCCGAGCACGCTGCTGCGCCATCAAAGTATCGAAGCCCTCAGTATCAACTTCCAACCCTGCTTCGGCAGCCATTTCAAGGGTCAAATCAATCGGGAAACCGTAGGTATCGTGCAATGCAAAAGCATCCGCACCCATTAAGGTTTTAGATCCCTCCGCTTTAACTTTTGCCGCAGCATCCTCAAATAATTGGGTTCCTGATTCTAGGGTCTTTAAAAACGCATTTTCTTCTGTCACGGCAACCCGAAGGATACGTTCGCGATTCTCAGCTATCTCTGGATATGACGGAGTCATGGTGTCCATGATTGTGTTCATGAATTTTTCCATCGTTTTACCAGTTGCGCCCAGTAGCCGAGCTGAGCGGATAATTCGTCGCAGTAACCTTCGTAAAATGTAGCCGCGCCCTTCATTTCCTGGGGTAACACCGTCAAGAATGAGCATCATTGCCGTGCGCGAATGATCTGCGATTACCCGGAACCGGATGTCCGATTCCTGTTCTTTTCCGTAAGTGGTGGATGTTATTGCTTCCGCAGCATCAATGACGGGTCGAAGCAGATCGGTTTCGTAAACGTTATCGACGCCTTGAAGCAAGCATGCCACACGCTCGACCCCCATACCGGTGTCGATGTTTTTCTTCGGCAGTGGCCCGATAATTTCAAAGCTATCTTTCCCAGTTCCCTCACCACGTTCATTTTCCATGAACACGAGGTTCCAGATTTCCAGATACCGAGAATCATCGGCGATGGGTCCGCCTTCTTTGCCGTATTCCGGACCACGGTCATAATAGATTTCCGAACATGGCCCGCATGGACCTGGAACGCCCATGGACCAGTAGTTATCGGCCATTCCCAGCCGTTGAATCCGCTCAGGCGGCAATCCAATTACAGTTTCCCAAATATTTGCTGCTTCATCGTCATCAAGGTACACAGTGACCCATAATTTCTCCGGGTCGAAACCATAGCCACCTTCAGAAACCGGTTTGGTAAGAAGCGACCAAGCAAACTTGATAGCTCCTTCTTTAAAATATTGACCAAATGAGAAATTTCCAGCCATCTGGAAAAACGTGTTGTGACGTGTGGTAATACCCACTTCTTCAATATCCAAGGTGCGTACGCACTTTTGAATACTTGTAGCCGTGCCGCTAGCAAACGGCGGGTTTTGTTGCCCCAAGAAATACGGTTTGAACGGTACCATTCCGGCGTTGACGAACAACAGATTGGGGTCGTCCAGAATCAATGACGCCGATGGCACATATTCATGGCCAGCAGAAGTATAGTGGTTAATAAACCGTTCCCGGATTTCATGAGTTTGCACGACAAACGTCCTTAAATTTTTCGTTACATAATTCGGTGAATCTTTACCAGAGCGTGGGTGGCAACGCACTGGCACACAATTTGCTTACTTTAGCACTTTGCCCCGGATTAATGCGCGTAGCTTGTCGACGACCCCACGTAGCCGCTTCTCATTGCCGTGATCTGAAGGCCGGTAATACTCTACTTTGCCTAGTAACGTGTCCGGCAAATACTGCTGTGCAATAATCCCTGCCGGATAGTCGTGAGGGTACTGATATTCCACCGCATGACCTAATTGCTTAGCACCCGAATAATGCCCGTCCCGAAGATGGGGCGGCACTACTCCAGCTTTGCCCGCCCGCACGTCAGCGATAGCGGCATCAATCGCCTTATAGACGGTATTGGACTTCGGAGCGGTAGCTAGATAAATTGTGGCTTCGGCTAATGGAATTCGTGCTTCTGGCAAACCGATCAGCTGTGCTGCCTCCGCCGCAGCAACCGCTATTGACAGTGCCTGTGGGTCAGCCATACCTATGTCCTCAGCAGCATGCACGATCAACCGGCGGGCAATAAACCTCGGGTCCTCACCTGCCTCAATCATTCGTGCTAGGTAGTGGACCGCCGCGTCGACATCCGAACCTCGAATCGATTTAATGAACGCTGAGGTCACGTCATAATGTTGATCCCCGTCACGATCATAGCGGACTACTGCTCGGTCAATATTTGCACTAATCACATCCCTATCAAGCACTCCACCATCAACGACTGCCTCAGATGCTGCCTCCAAATACGTCAGAGCACGTCTAGCATCGCCGCCGGATAACGCGACCAATTGGTCAAGTGCTTCAGACGTGACGCTAATGCGATTAGCCAATCCCCGGTCATCGGAAATAGCGCGGTTAAGGACGTCCCAGATTGCGCCGTCGTCAAGCGGCTGTAGCTGCAGGAGCAATGACCGCGAAAGTAACGGCGCTACCACCGAGAAGCTGGGGTTTTCGGTGGTAGCCGCCACTAAAAGTACCGTCCGGTTTTCCACAGCCGCCAGTAATGCATCCTGTTGGGTCTTAGAAAAACGATGGACTTCGTCGATAAAGAGCACTGTACGAATCCCATCGATCAACGCCCGCCGTGCCTGATCGATGACTAATCGTACTTCTTTTACGCCTGAATTCAACGCTGATAGACCAACGAACTTGTGGCCAGTTGCAGAAGAAATGAGCGACGCGATGGTGGTTTTTCCGGTTCCGGGCGGCCCGTACAAAATGATACTCGCTGCACCTGAGCCCTCAATGAGCCGACGAAGTGGTTTACCGGGCGCTAACAGGTGTTCTTGGCCTGCAACTTCTTCCAGGCTTCTCGGCCGCATTCGCGCCGCCAACGGCGCGTGGGAGCCCACGGTGAAAAACTCGTTTCTATCACCGCTGCTCCCCTGGGGGGCGTCGAAAAGCGTGTCAGCCACGATAATTACCGTTCTTCAACAGTGAGTCGGGAAACCACTTCACGTGCAAACGTCGCGATTGGGGCGAAGTTTGAACCGTTACCCCGAGCCGCGAACCGCTCCAGCGCTTCGAAAGTTTCGTAAAGATCAAGGCGAATGAGCCGCATATCATCTTCTGGTTCCACCGGTGTACCGCTGAGCAAATCAATAGCCCACGGTGAAGCGGATTCCACCAAGCTAGCGATGGTTTCTTCATCCAAATCGATAGCTTTACCATTAGGTAGGATCATCGCCAGTACTTCTGGATCGTTAACATCAAAATGCATTAAAGCAACTGAGGAAAAAGACCAACCTATCATCGCTGCGATGATCCGAGCGTTGAGGCGCTCCCTATTATTGACGTTTGGCCACATAACGTTGACTTCCCGCACCCAGGAATCTATGAAAACATCCGCTTCTTCATCGGAGATTGGCCGGGTGGACAGATTCTGCGGGAAACCAGCAACCACGCATGCCACATCGAAAGCGGCATCCCTAAAACCTGCCCATTCGTAATCCAAAAAGTGAGTTCTATCAGAAACAATTACGTTTTCTGGGGTCAGGTCGAACGGAGTAAAAGCCCGATGTTGCCCTGAACTTAACCTTCGGGAAGCCTCCGCTGCAAGATTAGTTACCTCCTGAGGAATCTCAATTCCGGCGGCACGCACCAGCCGTTCACCGATAGCAATCGCTGCTACCGGCATGTGCTCCCGAACCCGATGCACCTCTTTAATCTGCGGGTGTTTTGCAAGCATCCGGCCGAGCAAAATGTTGAAGTCCTGCTCTTTATCCGCAGTGCTGGCATGCATCTTGCCTATCGCTTTACCGAGTGCACGCAAAATCTCAACACGGTTATCTTGAGATGACCGCATTAAAAGCTCAGCGAAGGTATCGCCATCACCTGCATCGGTGATTACTAGAAGCTTCTTTTCCACATCATGGGTCAAAAGCACCGGGCCTGGCCTGACATCTTCTTGCAGGCTGGTAGTGAACTGATAGGCGACGATTTCCCGAATCAGATTAGCTTCATCGCCGATATTCCCGGCACCCGGAACGTATTTCAAAACAACAGACCGTTGCTGCAAAAACGGCGATGGTGCTACCTTCGCACGCAAAACAACAGCATTTCCAGATCCGCTTAATTCTTTGACGTCGGTTAGCGACTGATTGCCACCGAACCGTTGCGATAACAACCCTTCTGCAGTAATCACAATGTCACGAATAAGCTCTGGGCTTGGGCTGTTCATCTGAGCGTTTCACCTCGAAGTACATAAGTGAATAGAAGAAAACTAGCTAGCGTTTCGCTTTTGAAGCTGCTAGCCGGTTCTAACGTTAAGCCTACGTTAGGTACGGCTACCGTGTAGGCCCAAACTGTTAAGCGTTACCGAATTGTAGGTTCAGTAACGCCGGAAATTAATAGCTACTTAGCTTCGGATTTCTTAGGTTTGAAATCCACGCCAGTTTCGCGACGCTGCTCTAACGGAATTGGCGCTGGTGCGTCGGTCAATGGGTCGACACCACCACCGGACTTCGGGAAGGCGATGACATCGCGAATGGAGTCGAACCCACCCAGCAAGGAAACGATTCGATCCCAGCCAAGGGCGATACCGCCGTGCGGTGGCGCACCGAAAGCAAAGGCCTCGAGCAAGAAGCCGAATTTCTCGTTCGCTTCCTCTTCGGTGATACCCATGACTTTGAACACTCGCTCTTGGATGTCCCGGCGGTGGATACGAATCGAACCACCACCGATTTCGTTTCCGTTGCATACGATGTCGTAGGCATATGCGAGCGCTTCGCCCGGGTTGGAATCGAAGGTTTCAACGCACTCTGGTTTCGGCGAGGTAAACGCGTGGTGAACCGCTGTCCAGGCTGAATGCCCAAGAGCAACGTCACCGGAGGCGGTGGCATCTGCCGACGGCTCAAACATTGGAGCATCAACAACCCAAGTAAACGCCCAGTCGCCGTCTTTAATGAGATCGAGTTTCTTGGCAATCTCACCTCGTGCTGCCCCCAAAAGCGCCCGCGAGCTCTTGGTATCACCTGCTGCAAAGAAGATGCAGTCACCTGGTTTCGCACCAACGTGTCCAGCGATTCCGGCACGCTCAGCATCGGAAAGGTTCTTGGCCACCGGGCCGGAAAGCTCGCCGTCTTCGCCCACCAGAATATAAGCAAGTCCTTTCGCGCCCCGCTGTTTTGCCCATTCTTGCCAACCATCTAACTGTCGGCGTGGTTGGGAGGCACCACCAGCCATCACCACAGCGCCAACATATTCGTTTTGGAATACCCTAAACGGAGTGTCCTTGAAGAACTCGGTGCACTCGACCAATTCAATATCGAATCGAAGATCCGGTTTATCTGAACCAAACCGGCGCATTGCCTCGTGGTAGGTCATCCGCGGAATCGGGGTGGAGATTTCGTAACCGATGAGCTTCCACAATTCCACCAAGATTTCCTCGGCAAGCGCAATAACGTCGTCTTGATCGACGAAGCTCATCTCGATGTCGAGCTGGGTGAATTCCGGTTGGCGGTCCGCCCGGAAGTCCTCATCGCGATAACAACGTGCCAGCTGGTAATAGCGTTCCATGCCGGCAACCATCAATAACTGCTTGAACAGCTGTGGGGACTGCGGCAATGCATACCAAGAGCCAGGCTTGAGCCGGGCTGGCACGAGGAAGTCACGTGCACCTTCCGGGGTGGAACGGGTCAATGTTGGTGTCTCGATCTCCACAAAATCATGATTGCCGAGCACCTTCCGAGCAGCCTGGTTAGCGCGTGAGCGCAACCGCAGGGCCTCGCCTTGGTGTGGGCGGCGTAAATCGAGGTACCGATATTTCAGACGGGCTTCTTCGCCCACTTCGCCGCCTTTGGCGGCATCATCTATTTGGAATGGCAGTGCAGCAGCCTCGTTGAGCACTTCGAGTTCAGTGACGTTTACTTCCACATCACCGGATGGCAGGTTGGGGTTTTCCGAACCTGCTGGACGCAACTCGACGGTTCCGGTGACCTTGAGGCAAAATTCGCTGCGCAGGTGATGGGCTTCTTCTGCCACTGCATTATCGCGGAAAACAACCTGTGCGATCCCGGAAGAGTCCCGCAGATCAATGAAGATAACACCGCCGTGGTCTCGGCGGCGGGAAACCCAACCGGTTAAGGTGACAGACTGTCCGGCAGTCTCCTTACGAAGTTCTCCTGCGAGATGAGTGCGCAGCACTGGCCTCAAATCCTTTCAAGAAAGCCATGCTTAACCCAAGAACCAGTTTCATTACGGTTTGTATCAATTCACCCTATGTAACTAGCTCAAGTAGGAATGCTTGGCGATTGTGCGGTTATTTGATTGTTATCAGACCCTAGAAGTCTACCGTTATCCGGGCGAAAAGGCGCATTCTGTGTGCTAAACCCAAGCATCTACAGATCACTTGTCCCATTAAAGCTGGTAGCTACTGGTGGTCAATCCTTCACTGTCACAGCGTTTCATGGAAGAATATATAACTATGACATTCCGACCTGATGTTACTTTACGTAGCGATCGTGTGCAGCGCGCCGGTAAAGCCCGCGGCATGGCCGTTGGTGGCGGCGGCATAGGTATTTTGCTGCTCGCTGGGATCATGTATTTCATGGGCGCCGACCCTAGCCAGATTGCAGATGTTTTGGGCGGCAATCAGCAAACTGGGGCCGAAAATCAAAACTCGACATTAGATCACTGCAAGACCGGTGCCGACGCTAATGAGCACGCCGACTGCCGTGTATCTGCTACCGCAGAATCTCTCGATGGCGTCTGGGAAAAAGTGCTTCCACAACAAGCCGGAATCAAATACGTTCCGCCCCAAGCTCGTACTTTAGACGGTTCCGCTCAGACCGGTTGCGGCATGGCAACCTCTGCCACCGGGCCGTTTTATTGCCCCGGTGATCAGACAGCGTATTTCGATGTTTCCTTCTTCGAGAAGCTTCCACAGTTTGGCGCTAAAAACACCCCGTTTGCGCAGGAATATATCGTGGCGCACGAATTTGGCCACCATATTCAGAAATTGCAGGGAACGTTGCATCTGTCTAATTACAATGAGCCAGGTGCCGATTCCAATGCGGTGAAGATTGAATTGCAGGCAGACTGCTACGCCGGGATTTGGGCGCATTATGCGGATAAGGGTGAAAATGCTTTCCTACAGCCCATTACCCAGGAAGAATTAGCTGGTGCTATCAATGCCGCCCGGGCGGTGGGTGACGATAATATCCAAAAGCGTTCCGGCGGTACTGTTCGCCCAGACCTATTTACTCATGGTACTTCAGAGCAACGCCAGCAGGCGTTCCTTAACGGATACCAAAGCGGCCAGCTTTCTAGCTGCCCACTATAAAGTTTTCTGTAAATCTTTTTAGCAGTCGTAGTCACTGTTGTAGCCCAAAGGTGCCATCGTTTAAAGTCAGATGCACAACGTCCGGCCCAACGTTTTATAACGTGGGCCGGACGTTTATCTGATTTCGGCTTTCAATTTTACTGCGGTTTCACTTGTCGACGTCCCCGGGTCGCACCCCAATTACTGGATTGGTCGGTTACTGTCGTTTGTGGAATCTGGTTCTTGCGCGGGTGTTGTTGATACGGTTGTTGGTTCGGATGCTTCGGATTCCATCGTATCTTCCGCACTGTTAGTTCCTGTATCGTCGGTGATTCCCAGGCGTTTGCGCTCGGCTGCGATGATGTCTGCGGCAATCTGTGCTTCAGAAACATCGACGGCGTCGTGGACGTCAGCGGCTTCGGATTCCCGCGCGTATTGATCAAATAATTGCCGTTTTTCTTTGGTTATTTCCAACAGACGTTCGTCGACCGTGTCGTCACCGATGATTCGATGAACGTGCACGATTTCGGTCTGTCCCATACGGTGCGCCCGTGCAATTGCTTGGTCTTCCAGGCTGGGCTTGACTTGCACCTCAGCCAAAACAACAATCTGAGCCTTCTGGATATTAAGTCCCACACCACCGGCACCGATCTGCGCCAGCAAAACGCTACCACTGACGCCTAGGTCGTCGACAAGCAACTGGCGCTGGGCTGGTGGAACGTCACCGTTAATAACACCGACCGATTTAGTGGCGAATTCTTCTTGCAAGCGCTCCAAAACATCGCGGAAGTAACTAAAAATCAGGACGTTCTTGTTTTCAGTTTCTGCGTCGGCGACGATTTCCCGGATGCGTTCGACCTTGGCACACATCGGCGACTGAGACTGAAATGCCGCCCGGCGCGCCCGCATCCAATTGGAGTCGGTGATAGCGGCCGCGTAGTTCTTTTCGTCAGCGGAGCTAAGCGTCACCCAATCAAGGTTCTCAACCTTTTCTGGGAGTTCATCAAGCACGTCTTGCTGGTTGCGTCGCAAGTATGCGGGTGCCACCCGTACCCGAAATTGTGCGGGACGTTCGGCAGAATCCTCGGGGCTATCTGACAGCAATTCGGGCTGAACGTAACGGACTAGTTGTCGGAATTCCTTCAACCGGTTTTCCATCGGTGTACCGGTCATGAGCAGCGCGTAGTCGGCTCCTTCGATGAGTTTCGCGACCGCTTTGGATCGAAGTGCCCCCGGATTTTTCACGAAGTGCGCTTCATCAACTATCACCATCTCTGGTGCAGCTATATCCATACTGCGGGCACCATCGTAGGTGACTATGAGGAATCCCCCGGTTTCCGCCCAGCTAGAAACAGCAACTTCTTTTGCTTCACCGTGCCCAATGTGGACGGGAATATTGGTGAATTTCGTTATTTCGCGACTCCAGTTCACGATCAATGACGCAGGAACAACCACTGCAATTCGCGCAGCAGGCTGTGTTGCGGAAAGATGGGCTGCCGCCGCCAAAGCTTGCACGGTTTTGCCAAGCCCCATCTCGTCGCCAAGAATCGTTTTCTTGCGCACCAAAGTGAATTTGGCACCGAAGCTCTGATAGCCACGCAGGTACAGATCGTGGAGCAATTCGTCGTTGAGTTGTAAAGCGCGGATCGCTTCAATTGTGGATTCGTCCAGACCCGCGAGATTCGTCGCGGCAGCACTTTTTTCTAACAGCGCGTCGAGCAATGATTGATAATGCGCCGGTCGGGATAGATAATCCACCCACGCTTCCTCGCTGAGCTGCCGTGCCGTCGTCAGGGTGTCTGCTCCGATAGGTACCGAGGCGGCCTGAGTCATCAATGACTCTGGTGCTGCGACTGCCCACGCGATGTCATCCAAAAACTGTCCGTAGCAATTCTCTCCTGCTTTCACTACAACCAAGGCAGTTCCAGCCGGGTTCATGTTCTCCGGAAACTCGGCGAAGTAGCGAATTAGGCGTTCCCGCCGGTTTTTCTGATCGATCGTCAATGTATCGGTCAATTCAAATACTTTTAACACACCGACCAGGTTTTTCGCTGCCGGTGACGCTTCGGTACCTATCGTGGCGGTATCAGCTGCCTGTGCTTCCGAAAGCAACGTTTGGGCGGCCGCCTTGAGCCGATTGGCGGTCTGGAGTCCAATGCCTGAAACTTGGGTCAACGTCGTTATCGGTGTATGCAAAACATCGTGCACAGTTGAAATCCCGATTTCCGCTAATCCGGTAGTTCGGAGCCGGTCATTCGTGACTGTTTTTAAATGATCAACGGGTAATTCCCGCATCAATAGTTCGGCTCGTTCGCTCTGAAGCTGGTGCAATTGTCGCCTGGCTTCTTCGGTTAACTGTGGCTGGGCGAGCGGATCGTGGATTATGCGTTGCACCAGCATGAATGTCGGATAGACGTAATTTCGGTCGAGCGTATCGAACCCAATTCCTACGGTATTTTCCAACCCGAGTTCCGCGACCAATGCGTTGCGGGCGGCGGAAATATATGTATCTGGTAGCCCGTGTACGCCTGGATTTAAGTGGACTCCGCGAAGTTGGAGGTTGTTGGCTAGCTGTGCCCGGTGCAAGGCATCTTTGGCCACGGTTTCTAATTCGGAAATTGCGGGATCCGTCAGCCGAAGCTCCAGTTCCTCAGCGGCGGCCTGAGCCGCTGCATTATGTGCGGCCGAAGAAAACAGCGAACCGAACAGACTTCCTGCTTTCTCACTCGCCCGATAAAGCTGACCAAGCGGCGCGATCAAGTTCAGGAACTTTTGTAGGGATTCGAGGGCGTCGGTGCATTCGGCGCGGACGAACATTCCCGGCGGCCATGTGATCATCGTGGGATCTATCACGTGGACCGATTCCGCACCGTCAGTGATGCCGATTTGCGTGGAAACGCGGGCTGGAAGTGGTTCTGCCGTTAGGGTGGCAATTAACGCTTCGACGGTCGGAATGTAGTCGATTAACGCGGCGGCACGGTTGCGTAATGCATTGACTCGGGAACGATCCATGCCCTCATTCTAAACAGATACTTCAGGCCGGAAGTCTTTCATTTTCCACCGGCGATCCCGCCGGGCGGACAAACCAGAGGCGGTTAAGAATAACGCCATGACAACCACAAGGAAGAGCACCGCTTCTATGGCTCGGTCGTCATAGGCTGCATCAATTCCAAAAATTATTTCTCGGGTTAGGTTCACTGAATAGGTCATGGGGTCAATAGTATGGAACCACCGAAGCGGAGTAGGCTGGGTTTCCGGTGGATAAAGCCCGCCGGAGGACACTATCTGCAGCGTCATTAATCCCAAACACAGAACACGGCCAACCGTTGCCCCAAAAATATTGTTCAAACCTTGAGTTATGGCGATGAACGCGACGGAGATCAGGCACATGCTGGCCCACAGCCCTAGTTCGTGGACTGCATGTAGCCCCAGTGCGAAGCGCTGAACGCAAAACATGATGGTGGCTTGGGCTATGCCCACCACGATCGCGGGCAAATACGATGCCATGACGCCGCGGATGGGAACCGCACCGGAGTCGATGGCGCGGCGCTGTGATGGGCGCAGCAGCATGAATATTACGGTGGCGCCCATAAACAGGCCGATGGAGATGAACATTGGGGCGAGTCCCACACCAAATAGCGAAAGTTCGTCTTTGGTTTGTTGTTCTTTAACCGGAGTGGCGAACGAGGCGGACGCTCCGTCCGCGAAACCAGGAACTTGTTCCGCGCCTTGGTTTAATTTCAGTGAGAGTTCGCCACTGCCTTCGTCTAAGCGAACCATGCCGCTTGCTAGTTGGTTCGCGCCGACGGTTAATTGCTGTGCTCCTTGCGCCAACTTAGAGGTACCGTCTGCCAGCTTTCGGCTGCCAACGACCAGCCGCTCGGACCCGTCGGAAAGCTTGTGCACGCCTTCAGATAGCTGACGAGCGCCGTCTGTTGCTTTGTTTAGTCCTGCCCGGTATTCGGCTGTCGGATCTGTTAGCTGCCGGTGCAATTCTTGCGCGCCAGCAGATAATTGGTTGAGTTTGCTGATGGCGTCATCACCGTTACCCAATCCTTGGTTGCGGATATTCCAAACGATGGCATCTGCTTGCTGTGCAAGATCTGTTGCCTGCGGAATATTCAACGATCGCAGTTGCGCTGCGAGATTGATCAACGGGGTCAGTGCTTCTTCTTGTTCACCGGCCACTGTCGCTGCCGGACCAGTGAGCTTGGTTACCCCCTCACTGATTTGCCCAGCACCAGCACCTAATCGATCAGTAGCGGCGTTTAATTGGCTCAGGCCGTCGGCTAGCGATTGCGAGGCCCCAGCTGCAGTATTCAGATTTGTGCTCAGTGTTTCAGCCCCGTCAGCGAGTTGATGGGCTGCGTCGTCTGCAGTGATCAGGCCGTCGGCTAGCGTGCCTGCTCCACCATCGAGTTTTTGGGCACCATCGGTTGCGGTGTGTGCTCCATCAGCGAGTTGCTTCGCGCCGTCTCCTGCTTTGCTAAGATTGTCCTTGATAGTGCTGAACCCTACAAGCAATTGGTCGACAAGTTTCTCCCCTAAATTTTCATTGACAATCATCAACACTTGGTTGACAACTTGATTGCCCAAAGCGGTACCAAGTAATCCATTGGTGTTGTTAAACACCGCATTCATCGTGGCGTGATGCGGATTATCGGTATTGACGCTAGAAACTGCTTGGGAAAAGTCTTCCGGAAATTCGATGGCGAAATAGTATGTTCCGTTTGCCACACCTTCTTGGGCTTCCTCGACCGTGGTTTCGTGAAAGTCGACAGCACCGGAGGCGAGTAGCTTTTCGACGATCAAATCGCCAGCGTTCAATTCTTCGCCGTTGACTTCTGCCCCCTCATCGGAATTGATCACCGCGACAGGCAAGTTATTCAGTCGCCCGATTGGGTCCCAGTAGCTCCAAACGAAGAGTCCGCCAAACAATAATGGAAGAAGCATGATAACTGCCAAAGCCAAGGGCGGCAGTTTGCCGCGAGAAAATCGCCGCAGCTCCGAGCCGATATGAAACGTGCTCATTTATTCTGCCTCCCCGTTTCCTCGATGGTTATGCACCGCGACTACATGATGGCAAATGGCATCAGTATCGGGGTTAACGCTCATTGCGACAACCGGCATGGTGGCGCTGAGCGAACGTAAGTTACGCAGTAGGTTATTGCGTAATTCAAGGCTACGCAGTTGATCGATGTCATCGACCAATAGCAATGCTGCATCCGGCCGCGACATTATCGCCAACACGATTCGCAACACGAACCGGCGGTACGGGTCTAATTGTCCTACTAGGGTGCGCTTGGCGGCTTCATTATCCATATCAAACCCAAGCAGATCGGCTGCCTTGCGGTATGACGCAATGGTATCGATGTTTCGCGGGGTTGGTTTCCACCATT
The nucleotide sequence above comes from Corynebacterium mustelae. Encoded proteins:
- a CDS encoding DEAD/DEAH box helicase encodes the protein MDRSRVNALRNRAAALIDYIPTVEALIATLTAEPLPARVSTQIGITDGAESVHVIDPTMITWPPGMFVRAECTDALESLQKFLNLIAPLGQLYRASEKAGSLFGSLFSSAAHNAAAQAAAEELELRLTDPAISELETVAKDALHRAQLANNLQLRGVHLNPGVHGLPDTYISAARNALVAELGLENTVGIGFDTLDRNYVYPTFMLVQRIIHDPLAQPQLTEEARRQLHQLQSERAELLMRELPVDHLKTVTNDRLRTTGLAEIGISTVHDVLHTPITTLTQVSGIGLQTANRLKAAAQTLLSEAQAADTATIGTEASPAAKNLVGVLKVFELTDTLTIDQKNRRERLIRYFAEFPENMNPAGTALVVVKAGENCYGQFLDDIAWAVAAPESLMTQAASVPIGADTLTTARQLSEEAWVDYLSRPAHYQSLLDALLEKSAAATNLAGLDESTIEAIRALQLNDELLHDLYLRGYQSFGAKFTLVRKKTILGDEMGLGKTVQALAAAAHLSATQPAARIAVVVPASLIVNWSREITKFTNIPVHIGHGEAKEVAVSSWAETGGFLIVTYDGARSMDIAAPEMVIVDEAHFVKNPGALRSKAVAKLIEGADYALLMTGTPMENRLKEFRQLVRYVQPELLSDSPEDSAERPAQFRVRVAPAYLRRNQQDVLDELPEKVENLDWVTLSSADEKNYAAAITDSNWMRARRAAFQSQSPMCAKVERIREIVADAETENKNVLIFSYFRDVLERLQEEFATKSVGVINGDVPPAQRQLLVDDLGVSGSVLLAQIGAGGVGLNIQKAQIVVLAEVQVKPSLEDQAIARAHRMGQTEIVHVHRIIGDDTVDERLLEITKEKRQLFDQYARESEAADVHDAVDVSEAQIAADIIAAERKRLGITDDTGTNSAEDTMESEASEPTTVSTTPAQEPDSTNDSNRPIQ
- a CDS encoding YhgE/Pip domain-containing protein; this encodes MSTFHIGSELRRFSRGKLPPLALAVIMLLPLLFGGLFVWSYWDPIGRLNNLPVAVINSDEGAEVNGEELNAGDLIVEKLLASGAVDFHETTVEEAQEGVANGTYYFAIEFPEDFSQAVSSVNTDNPHHATMNAVFNNTNGLLGTALGNQVVNQVLMIVNENLGEKLVDQLLVGFSTIKDNLSKAGDGAKQLADGAHTATDGAQKLDGGAGTLADGLITADDAAHQLADGAETLSTNLNTAAGASQSLADGLSQLNAATDRLGAGAGQISEGVTKLTGPAATVAGEQEEALTPLINLAAQLRSLNIPQATDLAQQADAIVWNIRNQGLGNGDDAISKLNQLSAGAQELHRQLTDPTAEYRAGLNKATDGARQLSEGVHKLSDGSERLVVGSRKLADGTSKLAQGAQQLTVGANQLASGMVRLDEGSGELSLKLNQGAEQVPGFADGASASFATPVKEQQTKDELSLFGVGLAPMFISIGLFMGATVIFMLLRPSQRRAIDSGAVPIRGVMASYLPAIVVGIAQATIMFCVQRFALGLHAVHELGLWASMCLISVAFIAITQGLNNIFGATVGRVLCLGLMTLQIVSSGGLYPPETQPTPLRWFHTIDPMTYSVNLTREIIFGIDAAYDDRAIEAVLFLVVVMALFLTASGLSARRDRRWKMKDFRPEVSV